In Candidatus Krumholzibacteriia bacterium, a single genomic region encodes these proteins:
- a CDS encoding vWA domain-containing protein — MSPDLVPLASIAFGPRGIVGAAVFLVLVLAALEFARRSYRNTEPALENGPRRLLTSLRALSLLLIVVMLAEPVLHRSQEVVTPPGVVVLVDDSASMSIRGGDGTSRAEAADGIASDLVQRFSERPEEPRIWLERGARRVESSAERGRDPLTGSTGDGEGTDLAGLVLSSAQRHLEDNLEAVVLLSDGRSTTERGPGLAGLDVPVWTIAVGDSAGPLDLRLDRVRYPTYVHQGDRVRIDAEVVADGSRPGTATVRLERGGAVVDTLGVSWPRDGGRVPVHFEVEADSLGLRHYAVEIETGSGETVARNNRVQVGFEVGKDRLRVLYLERSPSWNAHFLARYADRDRRLEWIGVHSAVDGLRIAGTDSTLTWPMSEEELLDVDLFVAGSLDDASFLVSDATGVATAVRSGAGLLVLAGDGARISSPGPRVESLLALRPEPRSRWMQGNLRPEVTAAGRIHPVLAIEPELGDLSTWLRTVPPLRAAMLPVGVAPDADVLLRGVGSRFSVPLLAVREEGEGRVATINGAPLWSWSFWRLGDDASEPLYRAWVGNLVAFLAEGGDRERLRLQLPGPVVAQGDDVDLRALALDSRLRPDESSDVWLEWTAAGTDSLDARSEVLGRARMREDPRTPGGRRLSVPALPPGTYGVRVALEDAGESVVSEWQSLTVDPYSVEFRDPDVDAASLAALARRTGGDLLGGGGGALDWAAELPLERRESVLAGRLDLWASPWLLVPLLAFLGLEWALRKRWGLI, encoded by the coding sequence TTGTCCCCGGATCTCGTGCCCCTCGCATCGATCGCCTTCGGCCCCCGCGGGATCGTGGGAGCCGCGGTGTTCCTCGTGCTGGTCCTGGCGGCCCTGGAGTTCGCCCGCCGTTCGTACCGGAACACCGAGCCCGCCCTCGAGAACGGTCCCCGGCGTCTGCTGACGTCCCTTCGCGCGCTGTCCCTGCTCCTGATCGTGGTGATGCTGGCCGAACCGGTCCTGCACAGGAGCCAGGAAGTGGTGACCCCGCCCGGCGTGGTGGTCCTGGTGGACGACAGCGCCAGCATGTCGATCCGCGGCGGCGACGGCACGTCCCGGGCGGAAGCGGCCGACGGCATCGCGAGCGACCTCGTCCAGCGCTTCTCCGAGCGGCCCGAGGAGCCGCGGATCTGGCTCGAGCGGGGAGCACGGCGGGTCGAGTCCTCGGCCGAGCGCGGGCGTGATCCGCTGACCGGCAGCACGGGCGACGGCGAGGGCACCGATCTGGCGGGACTGGTCCTGTCGAGCGCCCAGCGCCACCTCGAGGACAACCTCGAAGCCGTGGTCCTGCTCAGCGACGGGCGCTCGACCACCGAGCGGGGGCCCGGCCTCGCCGGCCTGGACGTGCCCGTGTGGACGATCGCGGTCGGCGACAGCGCCGGTCCGTTGGACCTCCGCCTGGACCGCGTCCGGTACCCGACCTACGTCCACCAGGGCGACCGTGTGCGCATCGACGCCGAGGTCGTGGCCGACGGATCCCGCCCCGGCACCGCGACCGTCCGTCTCGAGCGCGGTGGTGCGGTCGTGGACACCCTGGGCGTGTCCTGGCCCCGGGACGGAGGACGCGTTCCCGTCCACTTCGAGGTCGAGGCCGACAGCCTCGGGCTGCGCCACTACGCCGTCGAGATCGAGACCGGGTCGGGCGAGACCGTGGCCCGCAACAATCGCGTGCAGGTCGGCTTCGAGGTCGGAAAGGATCGTCTGCGCGTCCTGTACCTGGAGCGGTCCCCGAGCTGGAACGCCCACTTCCTCGCCCGCTACGCCGACCGTGACCGACGACTCGAGTGGATCGGTGTGCACTCGGCGGTCGATGGACTGCGGATTGCAGGAACGGATTCCACACTGACCTGGCCGATGTCCGAGGAAGAACTCCTCGACGTGGATCTCTTCGTGGCCGGCAGTCTGGACGACGCCTCCTTCCTGGTGTCCGATGCGACCGGAGTGGCCACGGCCGTACGATCCGGGGCGGGACTGCTCGTCCTCGCCGGCGACGGGGCGCGCATCAGCAGCCCGGGTCCCCGGGTCGAGTCCCTGCTGGCACTCCGGCCGGAACCACGGTCGCGCTGGATGCAGGGCAACCTGCGGCCCGAGGTCACCGCGGCCGGCCGGATCCATCCCGTCCTGGCGATCGAGCCCGAGCTCGGCGACCTGTCGACCTGGCTGCGCACCGTCCCGCCGCTGCGTGCGGCCATGCTGCCCGTGGGCGTGGCGCCCGATGCCGACGTGCTGTTGCGCGGTGTCGGATCGCGCTTCTCGGTCCCGTTGCTGGCCGTTCGCGAGGAAGGCGAGGGCCGTGTGGCCACGATCAATGGCGCGCCGCTGTGGAGCTGGTCGTTCTGGCGGCTCGGCGACGACGCGTCCGAGCCGCTGTACCGGGCCTGGGTCGGCAACCTGGTGGCCTTCCTCGCAGAGGGGGGCGACCGGGAACGGCTGCGTCTGCAGTTGCCCGGGCCGGTCGTGGCCCAGGGCGACGACGTCGACCTGCGCGCCCTCGCGCTGGACTCACGGCTCCGGCCCGACGAGTCGAGCGATGTCTGGCTCGAGTGGACCGCCGCCGGTACGGACTCGCTCGACGCTCGCAGCGAGGTGCTCGGGCGGGCACGCATGCGCGAGGATCCGCGGACGCCCGGGGGGCGGCGGCTGTCCGTCCCCGCGCTCCCGCCGGGCACCTACGGCGTGCGGGTGGCACTCGAGGACGCCGGCGAGTCGGTCGTCTCGGAGTGGCAGTCGCTCACCGTCGATCCCTATTCCGTGGAGTTCCGGGACCCCGATGTCGACGCGGCCTCGCTGGCCGCGCTCGCGCGCCGGACCGGGGGAGATCTTCTCGGCGGAGGGGGCGGGGCCCTCGATTGGGCCGCCGAGCTGCCCCTGGAGCGCCGCGAGAGCGTTCTCGCGGGTCGTCTGGACCTCTGGGCCAGCCCCTGGCTCCTCGTGCCCCTGCTGGCCTTCCTGGGCCTCGAGTGGGCTCTGCGCAAGCGCTGGGGCCTGATCTGA
- a CDS encoding lamin tail domain-containing protein, whose amino-acid sequence MVVLPCAVVLAATVSAVVLNEILYDPPGPDGDSEYVELFNPTDRPVPLDGVELWFLNAGEAADAKRVWSAAAGTVLAAGGFRVIGEEAVAEADETTRLDLQNGPDALELRRDGQRLDAVAWGEEAAAGGEGRAAVDASGAPLGRVPDGRDTDDNAIDLVVLPRPTPGGANLPAVWFDPISTDWDPAWRADPGPLHWTVRWVARGWTDTQEALLRADTAERAVRADRGDTVVVAVTLSLGAGPHARTVEAAASDPAFARIDTSRVWVGPAPVRLTEVQARPRSDEPEWVELIADEATDLADWRLADDGRARRIGEGAVAAAGERLVLAADPAALVRVHEIDPSVVVVRPEEGWPTLNDGRSGDPSPADEVRLLDARGRVVDRVVYARTDLGSRGESLQRTSVVAGGRFRWMRAAGPPTPGGSHPLESFRPEDPVLTVGPDPFSPDGDARDDLLQIVLEAPGEEPVAEIRDLWGERVLVLEGAVGPGRAHWQWDGTDAEGDPVPVGAYVVYVRADAARGAERAWRRIVGLGRR is encoded by the coding sequence GTGGTCGTGCTGCCGTGTGCGGTCGTGCTCGCCGCGACCGTCTCCGCCGTCGTCCTCAACGAGATCCTCTACGACCCGCCCGGCCCGGACGGCGATTCCGAGTACGTCGAACTGTTCAACCCCACCGACCGCCCGGTCCCCCTGGACGGCGTCGAGTTGTGGTTCCTGAACGCGGGCGAAGCCGCCGACGCGAAGCGCGTGTGGTCGGCCGCGGCGGGCACCGTGCTCGCCGCGGGTGGCTTCCGGGTGATCGGTGAAGAGGCCGTCGCCGAGGCCGACGAGACCACTCGCCTGGACCTGCAGAACGGACCCGACGCCCTCGAACTCCGTCGCGACGGGCAGCGCCTCGACGCCGTGGCCTGGGGGGAGGAGGCCGCGGCCGGCGGAGAGGGGCGTGCGGCGGTCGACGCCTCCGGAGCCCCGCTCGGGCGCGTCCCCGACGGTCGCGACACCGACGACAACGCCATCGATCTCGTCGTCCTGCCGCGCCCGACGCCGGGTGGTGCGAACCTGCCCGCGGTGTGGTTCGACCCGATCTCGACCGACTGGGATCCCGCCTGGCGCGCCGATCCGGGTCCTCTGCACTGGACGGTCCGTTGGGTCGCCCGCGGCTGGACGGACACGCAGGAAGCGTTGCTTCGGGCCGACACCGCCGAGCGCGCGGTGCGGGCGGACCGCGGCGACACCGTGGTGGTGGCGGTCACGCTGTCGCTCGGCGCCGGTCCGCACGCACGAACCGTCGAGGCGGCGGCCAGCGATCCTGCCTTCGCCCGCATCGACACGAGCCGCGTCTGGGTCGGCCCCGCTCCGGTGCGCCTGACCGAGGTGCAGGCCCGTCCCCGGTCCGACGAGCCCGAGTGGGTCGAGCTGATCGCCGACGAGGCGACGGATCTGGCGGACTGGAGACTCGCCGACGACGGTCGGGCGCGGCGCATCGGCGAGGGCGCCGTGGCCGCCGCCGGCGAGCGCCTCGTCCTCGCTGCCGATCCGGCCGCCCTCGTGCGGGTGCACGAGATCGACCCGAGCGTCGTGGTGGTGCGCCCCGAGGAAGGGTGGCCCACGCTCAACGACGGGCGCAGCGGCGACCCCTCTCCCGCCGACGAGGTGCGGCTGCTCGATGCCCGCGGCCGGGTCGTGGACCGTGTGGTCTATGCCCGCACCGATCTCGGATCCCGCGGCGAGAGCCTCCAGCGGACCTCGGTGGTCGCGGGAGGGCGGTTCCGGTGGATGCGGGCCGCGGGCCCGCCCACGCCCGGCGGATCGCACCCTCTCGAGTCCTTCCGTCCCGAGGATCCCGTGCTGACCGTCGGTCCGGATCCGTTCAGCCCGGACGGCGACGCACGGGACGACCTGCTGCAGATCGTCCTCGAGGCCCCGGGCGAAGAGCCGGTCGCCGAGATCCGTGACCTGTGGGGCGAACGGGTGCTCGTGCTGGAGGGCGCGGTGGGACCCGGGCGCGCGCACTGGCAGTGGGACGGGACCGACGCGGAGGGCGATCCCGTCCCCGTCGGGGCCTACGTGGTCTACGTCCGCGCCGACGCCGCGCGTGGAGCCGAGCGTGCCTGGAGGCGCATCGTCGGGTTGGGTCGACGATGA
- a CDS encoding DUF4388 domain-containing protein: MDLRGRIDLFGVANIFQLLHQAEATGKLVLEGEDQRGRVYFHQGSLIYARTDADVERIGDLLVRKGALEPAQLEGAKIQADRRGVRIGTVLVESGGLEDDVLAQAIKDQIMEVVYHLVRIDRGSFAFYSQIYPENEDILLDVSLDLLLLEGLRKLDELEHFGPEGRPADAGPDD; encoded by the coding sequence GTGGATCTCAGGGGACGAATCGATCTGTTCGGAGTGGCGAACATCTTCCAGCTGCTCCACCAGGCCGAAGCGACCGGCAAGCTGGTCCTCGAGGGGGAGGACCAGCGCGGCCGGGTGTACTTCCACCAGGGTAGCCTGATCTACGCCCGGACCGACGCCGACGTCGAGCGCATCGGCGATCTGCTGGTGCGAAAGGGCGCGCTCGAGCCCGCACAGCTCGAGGGAGCGAAGATCCAGGCGGATCGCCGCGGGGTACGGATCGGCACCGTGCTCGTCGAGAGCGGGGGGCTCGAGGACGACGTACTGGCCCAGGCGATCAAGGACCAGATCATGGAGGTGGTCTACCACCTCGTCCGCATCGATCGCGGCTCCTTCGCCTTCTACAGCCAGATCTATCCCGAGAACGAGGACATCCTGCTCGACGTGAGCCTGGATCTCCTGTTGCTGGAGGGTCTGCGCAAGCTCGACGAGCTGGAACACTTCGGGCCCGAGGGCCGACCGGCGGACGCCGGCCCGGACGACTGA
- a CDS encoding STAS domain-containing protein: MDDLQVDFESLEPRDALILRARGFVDTSTAGLLERALQQAAEGPARFVVIDLVDVDYISSAGWGVMISAVSAQRAAGGDLRLASMRPEVREVFELLEFPSILDAYASVDEALAGDSD; encoded by the coding sequence ATGGACGATCTGCAGGTCGATTTCGAATCGCTCGAGCCGCGCGACGCCCTGATCCTGCGAGCCCGGGGGTTCGTGGACACGAGCACCGCCGGGTTGCTCGAGCGGGCGTTGCAGCAGGCGGCCGAAGGGCCGGCGCGCTTCGTGGTGATCGACCTCGTGGACGTCGACTACATCAGCTCGGCCGGCTGGGGTGTGATGATCTCGGCGGTCAGTGCCCAGCGCGCCGCCGGTGGAGACCTGCGACTGGCGAGCATGCGGCCCGAGGTCCGCGAGGTCTTCGAGCTGCTCGAGTTCCCGTCGATCCTCGACGCCTATGCCTCGGTGGACGAGGCGCTGGCGGGCGACTCCGACTGA
- the ppdK gene encoding pyruvate, phosphate dikinase codes for MSQQVYFFGDGKAEGNAQMRNLLGGKGANLAEMTNLGLPVPPGYTISTEVCTAYYEEGGQSLPSGLEESQRQAVKRVEDMLGRRFGDSGKPLLFSVRSGARVSMPGMMDTVLNLGLNDETVEGLAKETGNRRFAYDSYRRFIQMFGNVVLGVDGAKFEHALDALKEERGVELDTDLTADDLEGLIETFKKITRDDYGADFPQDPWEQLRDSVMAVFRSWNNARAIHYRNMHGYAHEWGTAVNVQSMVFGNMGDDCATGVAFTRDPSTGENAFYGEYLVNAQGEDVVAGVRTPKHLRKRNEEEGSLEEYMPEAYRELVGIVEKLEDHYRDMLDIEFTIQNDKLWMLQVRSGKRTGAAAVRIAVEMVEEKMIDEAEAVMRVLPEQLDQLLHPMIDPSAKFDVLGKGLPASPGAVSGEIVFTAEEAVERAEAGAKPLLVRKETSPEDIAGMAASAGILTQRGGMTSHAAVVARGMGKCCVAGLGSIVLDEAKGTMQLGGKTFTRGDMLTLNGTTGEVVAGQVPTLPPQLDDNFRRLMGWANERRRLRVRTNADTPDDSRLAREFGAEGIGLCRTEHMFFGEERIAAVREMIVSTTKEQREKAIAKLLPFQTSDFEGILDAMDGLPVTIRLLDPPLHEFLPQDEAEISRLAKEMDVSPDRMHQIVDSLEEFNPMLGHRGCRLGITYPEIYAMQCEAIMRAACKLKKAGKNPMPEIMIPLVGIEAELSRMREVARERVHTVKQHEGVGDELEVLIGTMIEIPRACVTADEIAKEADFFSFGTNDLTQMGFGFSRDDAGTFLPHYVEHEILPSDPFQSLDQGGIGKLVEMAVELGRAEKEHLHLGVCGEHGGDPDSVAFFHRAGLDYVSCSPYRVPVAVLAAARAALDEAAAA; via the coding sequence GTGAGTCAGCAGGTCTATTTCTTCGGTGACGGCAAGGCAGAGGGAAACGCCCAGATGCGCAATCTGCTGGGTGGCAAGGGGGCCAACCTGGCCGAGATGACCAATCTGGGACTGCCCGTGCCCCCCGGGTACACGATCAGCACCGAGGTCTGTACGGCCTACTACGAAGAGGGTGGCCAGTCGCTGCCCAGCGGACTGGAGGAGAGCCAGCGCCAGGCGGTGAAGCGGGTCGAGGACATGCTCGGTCGTCGCTTCGGCGACTCCGGCAAGCCGCTGCTGTTCTCGGTGCGCTCCGGTGCGCGCGTGAGCATGCCCGGGATGATGGACACCGTGCTCAACCTGGGCCTGAACGACGAGACGGTCGAGGGACTCGCGAAGGAGACCGGCAACCGCCGCTTCGCCTACGACAGCTACCGCCGGTTCATCCAGATGTTCGGGAACGTCGTGCTGGGAGTGGACGGGGCGAAGTTCGAGCACGCGCTCGACGCACTGAAGGAAGAGCGGGGAGTCGAGCTGGACACCGATCTCACGGCCGACGACCTCGAGGGACTGATCGAGACCTTCAAGAAGATCACCCGTGACGATTACGGCGCCGACTTCCCCCAGGATCCGTGGGAGCAGCTGCGTGACAGCGTCATGGCCGTCTTCCGCAGCTGGAACAACGCGCGCGCGATCCACTACCGGAACATGCACGGCTATGCCCACGAGTGGGGGACCGCCGTCAACGTGCAGTCGATGGTCTTCGGCAACATGGGCGACGACTGCGCCACCGGTGTGGCCTTCACGCGTGATCCGAGCACGGGCGAGAACGCCTTCTACGGTGAGTACCTCGTCAACGCCCAGGGCGAGGACGTGGTCGCCGGTGTGCGTACTCCCAAGCACCTGCGCAAGCGCAACGAGGAAGAGGGATCGCTCGAGGAGTACATGCCCGAGGCCTACCGCGAACTGGTGGGGATCGTCGAGAAGCTCGAGGACCACTACCGCGACATGCTCGACATCGAGTTCACGATCCAGAACGACAAGCTCTGGATGCTGCAGGTGCGGTCGGGCAAGCGCACCGGGGCCGCCGCCGTACGGATCGCCGTCGAGATGGTCGAAGAGAAGATGATCGACGAGGCAGAGGCCGTGATGCGCGTCCTTCCCGAGCAGCTCGACCAGCTCCTCCACCCGATGATCGATCCCTCGGCGAAGTTCGACGTGCTGGGCAAGGGGCTGCCCGCCAGCCCCGGCGCGGTGTCCGGCGAGATCGTCTTCACCGCGGAGGAAGCAGTGGAGCGCGCCGAGGCCGGGGCCAAGCCCCTGCTCGTGCGCAAGGAGACCAGTCCCGAGGACATCGCCGGCATGGCGGCGTCGGCGGGCATCCTGACCCAGCGCGGTGGCATGACCTCGCACGCGGCCGTGGTCGCGCGTGGCATGGGCAAGTGCTGTGTCGCCGGCCTGGGTTCGATCGTGCTCGACGAGGCCAAGGGGACCATGCAACTGGGCGGCAAGACCTTCACCCGCGGCGACATGCTGACCCTCAACGGGACCACCGGTGAGGTCGTGGCCGGTCAGGTGCCCACCCTGCCGCCGCAGCTCGACGACAACTTCCGCCGTCTGATGGGCTGGGCGAACGAGCGTCGCCGCCTGCGCGTGCGCACCAACGCCGACACCCCCGACGACAGCCGCCTGGCGCGCGAGTTCGGGGCCGAAGGCATCGGTCTGTGCCGCACCGAACACATGTTCTTCGGCGAGGAGCGCATCGCGGCGGTGCGCGAGATGATCGTGTCGACCACCAAGGAGCAGCGCGAGAAGGCCATCGCCAAGCTGCTGCCCTTCCAGACCAGCGACTTCGAGGGCATCCTCGACGCCATGGACGGCTTGCCGGTGACCATCCGCCTGCTCGATCCGCCCCTGCACGAGTTCCTGCCGCAGGACGAGGCAGAGATCAGCCGTCTGGCCAAGGAGATGGACGTCAGCCCCGACCGCATGCACCAGATCGTGGATTCGCTCGAGGAGTTCAATCCCATGCTCGGCCATCGCGGCTGCCGGCTCGGGATCACCTACCCCGAGATCTACGCGATGCAGTGCGAGGCGATCATGCGGGCCGCATGCAAGCTCAAGAAAGCGGGAAAGAATCCGATGCCGGAGATCATGATCCCGCTGGTCGGAATCGAAGCGGAGCTGAGCCGCATGCGCGAGGTCGCGCGGGAACGGGTGCACACGGTGAAGCAGCACGAGGGTGTGGGCGACGAACTCGAGGTGCTGATCGGCACCATGATCGAGATCCCGCGCGCCTGCGTGACCGCCGACGAGATCGCCAAGGAGGCCGACTTCTTCAGCTTCGGCACCAACGATCTCACGCAGATGGGCTTCGGATTCAGTCGCGACGACGCCGGCACCTTCCTGCCGCACTACGTCGAGCACGAGATCCTGCCCAGCGACCCGTTCCAGAGCCTGGACCAGGGTGGGATCGGCAAGCTGGTGGAGATGGCGGTCGAGCTGGGTCGCGCCGAGAAGGAGCACCTGCACCTGGGGGTGTGCGGTGAGCACGGCGGCGATCCCGACTCGGTGGCCTTCTTCCACCGCGCGGGACTCGACTACGTGAGCTGCTCGCCGTACCGCGTGCCGGTGGCCGTCCTCGCGGCAGCGCGAGCGGCCCTGGACGAAGCGGCGGCGGCCTGA